The segment ATGAAAGAACCAGGAGAGGACGGCGCTGCGCCTGCCATCACCAGGACAAGCGCGATCTATGAACGGCTTCGTCGGGATATCATCCAGGGAACGTTAGTACCGGGCGAAAAGCTTCGGATCGAAGTGCTGCGGGCCAAATATGATGTCGGCGGCACCCCGCTGCGGGAGGCGATGAATCGCCTGTCCGTCGAAGGGCTTTGCACCCAGTCCGAGCAAAAGGGATTCCGGGTCACGCCGGTCAGTGCCGACGATCTGCTGGAACTTACGCGCACCCGCTGTTGGATCAACGAAGTCGGATTGAGGGAATCGATCGCGCGCGGCGGTCGGGACTGGGAAGAGCATGTTTTACTGTCCCTTCATCGGTTGTCGCGCATTCCGATCGTAGTCGATAATAGTCGCATGAACCCCGACTGGAGCGAATTGCACCGGGTGTTCCATGCCGCCTTGCTGGCGGGCTGCGGCTCGCGCTGGCTGATGGACTTCAACGACCTGCTGTTCGATTGCGCCGAGCGCTATCGCAATTTGCTCGCGGTCATGGGCACGGTGAGGGACGTGCACGGCGAACATCGCGCGATTGCCGAGGCCGCCATTGAGCGCAAGACCGCCTTGGCCGTCGGGCTACTCAACGATCATTACGAGAAGACCAGCGGGACACTGCTCCGCGCGATCGAGTCCGGCGGGCTCACGGGGCGTTGATCGACGCGCGTGCCATATCGCGCCATCGGAGCTAGACTATCGATAAAAACTATGTTTACGATAGAATATCGATATTAAGATCGACGTCTAGAGGGATGGAACGAGCCTATGCGAGTTGTGAGGTACGACCACCAGGGGACGGCCCGGTTGGGTGTCCGCGAAGGCAGTGAGGTTATCGACCTCTCACATGTCGATCGCGATCTGCCGCGCGATGTCGCTGATCTGTTGCGGTCTGGCCTAGATGCTCGGGACGCGTTGATGTCTGCAGCCCGGTCCAGCAGGACGCGCTTGCCTGTCGCCGATCTGAAGATGCTCCCGCCCGCTGTGAACTGCGGCAAGATTATTTGTCTTGGCTTGAACTACATCGATCATGCGGCCGAAGGTGGCGCCAAGCCCCCGGACTATCCGATGATCTTTTTGCGCGCGGCGACCTCGCTTGTCGGTCACAATACTCCAATGGTCCGACCGAGTTGCTCGGATCAGTTTGACTACGAGGCAGAACTCGTTGCGTTCATCGGAAGGAAAGGTCGGCACATCTCGCGCGCGGACGCGCTGTCGCACGTTGCGGGATATTCCCTGTTCAATGATGGCTCGATCCGCGACTATCAGTGGAAGACGTCCCAGTGGACCGTCGGCAAGAACTTCGACGGGACGGGCGGCTTCGGCCCCGAGTTCGTATCGGCCGAAGAGCTGCCTTCCGGCGCTACCGGATTGAAGATCCAGTCGCGGCTGAACGGGCATGTCATGCAGGATGCGAACACGAAAGATATGGTGTTTGGTGTTGCAGAGACGATCTCCTTGATCTCCGAATGCATGACGCTCGATGCTGGCGACATTCTGGTGATGGGGACGCCGGGTGGCGTCGGCGCGGCGCGCAAGCCGCCTGTGTTCATGAAGCCCGGCGACATCTGCGAGATCGAGATCGAGACCATCGGCGTGCTTCGAAATCCGATCGAGCAGGAAAGCCGCTGACCGCTCCTCGACGTCGTCTTTGATCCCGAGGGCGATGACAGCGAGCGGCTTGCGAGGCAGGTCGCCTCGCAGCGATCGCAGCTCGAGGCAGCCTTGCCGATCACGCGTACCAATACGGAGGAAACGAAAATGATCCGCTACAAGAAGCTCGGATACGTCGAGTTGAATGTCAGCAACCTCGACAGGTCGCGCAGGTTCTACGAGGATGTCGTTGGTCTCGAGTTTGTCGGCGAACGATCCGACGGGGCGGTGCTGTTTCGTTGCGATGATGAGGATCCTCGCTCCGTCGTCCTGCACCAGCAGCAGCCGGCGGGATTCAAGAGTGTCGGCTGGCAGTTGGAGGACGAGGCGCAGTTCGAGCTGTTGCATCGACGGCTTCGCGACGCCAGGGTGCCATATGAAGAGCTCGGCTCGGCGCAATGCGAGCTTCGCCAGGCGATCCGCGTCACCCGCACCACGGAGCCGCATTCGCATGCAGCTCTCGAATTTTTCACGGCCGACGGCCCACGACCGGACAAGCCGTTCGCGGTCACTCACACCAAGATTCAGCGCCTCGGCCATGTAGTGTGGTCCGTGCCGCACGAAGTTGAGTCTATCGCCTTCTTCCGCGAGGTACTGAACTTCCGGGAATCCGACAGCATCGGGGAGATCATGACCTTCATGCGGCCGTTCCCCAGCCCCTTCCATCACGGCATCGGCGTCGGCAAGGGTCCGAAGCGGGTCATCCATCACCTGAACTTCATGGTTTCCGAGATCGACGACATCGGAAAAGCCCAGAACCGCATGAGGAAGCACGATGTGCCGATCGTGTTCGGGCCGGGCCGGCATCCGGCTTCGACCAGCGTGTTTTTCTATTTCCTGGAGCCCGACGGCATGACCCTCGAATACAGCTTCGGAATGGAGGAGTTCACCGAGGTCGATCCGCGCAAGCCGCGTACGCTGCCCATGGCGGCAGAATCGATCGACGAATGGGGCTCGGTCCGGGATCCACGGATGGGGCAAACCGGTGACATCGAAGAGGCCAGGATCGGCGCGCCGGCGTGAGCGGAGCAGGCTGATCCGGGCCGACCCCGATATTCCTATCGCGGTCAGGAATACGCCACCTCGCGGGTGAGGGATGACATACCAAATTACTGTGAACGGCGAGTCCCAAATAGTGGCGGCGGCACCAGAGACGCCGCTGTTGTATGTGCTGCGGAACGATCTCGGATTGAATGGTCCGAAATTCGGCTGCGGTCTAGGGCAATGCGGCGCCTGCGCCGCATTGGTTGGCGGCAAGCTCGTGAGAACCTGCTCGATGGCACTGCGCGATGTCGGAGGCGACCCCATCGTTACGCTTGAAGGATTGGGGACGGTGCAGAAGCTGCATCCCTTGCAACAGGCGTTCATCGAAGAGCAAGCCGCGCAGTGCGGTTACTGCTCGAACGGGATGATCATGGCGGCGAAAGCCTTATTGGACCGCAATCCAAAGCCGAGCGATGAGGAGATCAGGGACGCGCTCGCGGACCAGCTTTGCCGTTGCGGGGTTCATAACCGTGTGGTGCGCGCCGTTCGCAAAGTTGCCATGGAGCAGATGCGATGAGCGTTGCGACGCTTTCCCGCAGGCTGTTCGTGCAGTCGCTCGGTGTCGTGCTCGCGACCTTCGCGCTACCGTCTCCGTCGGTCTTTGGTCAGACGCCAGCGAACGTGCCGTTCAGCCTGCGCAACAACCGCAGGCTGGAAGGATGGATCCGCCTGGAGGCGGATGAGACGGTGACGGTCTTCACGGGCAAGGCCGAACTCGGGCAGGGGATCCTAACCGCGCTGGCGCAGATCGCGGCGGAGGAACTCGATATCGGCTTCGACAAGATCCGGATGGTCTCCGCCGACACGTCACGAGGGCCGGATGAGCAGTACACGTTCGGCAGCCAATCGGTCGAGCAGAGCGGGGCCGCCATTCGCGTGGCAGGTGCCGAGGCGCGGGGCCTGCTGCTCGCTGCGGCGGCGCGTCGTTTTGGCGTCCGCGCCGAAGACCTGCAGGTCAAGGATGGAGCGATCGCCTCGGCCGATGGGCGGCGCGCGACGTTTTGGGAGATCGCGAAAGAGAGTGCTGGCCTGTTGGGAGATATCGCACTTGCTGCGACGCCGAAGAAGCCGAGCGACTATGCCATCGTCGGCAAGTCGATCAGACGGATCGATCTGCCCGGCAAGCTGACGGGAGCGCCGTCCTATGTCCAGGACATGAGGCTTCCCGGAATGGTCTTTGCGAGGGTGGTTCGTCCGCCGCGCTACGGTGCAAGGTTGCTCGAATGCGACGAAGCCGCGGTACGGGCGTTGCCCGGCGTGATCACCGTGATCCGCGACGGCAATTTCCTTGTGGTTGCCGCCGGGCGTGAGGAGCAGGCTATTGCCGCCCGTAGCGCGCTTGCTACGAGCGCACATTGGAGCGACGACACGGTCGCGCTTCCCGATATGACCCATTTGCGCACAGAGCTGCAAAAGTTGCGGGCGGAAACCATTGTCGTGGGCACCGCCGGCCAATCCGAGCCGGTGTCGGGTCAGGTTAGAAGAGTCAGCGCCGAGTATGCGCGCGCCTATGTGTCCCATGCCACGATTGGTCCCTCCTGCGCAGTCGCCTGGCTTAGGGACGGGCGCATGACGGTATGGTCCCACACCCAGGGGGCGTTTCCCCTAAGGGGCGATCTGGCCAAGGTGCTGGGCCTGCAGACCAGTGAGGTCGACGTCGTTCATATGCCTGGCGCAGGCTGTTACGGGCACAATGGCGCCGACGATGTCGCGTTGGACGCAGCGCTGGTGGCGCGTGCCGTTCCGGGCGTGCCGGTCAAGCTGCAGTGGATGCGGGACGACGAGTTCGCCTGGGCGCCCTTCGGTCCGGCAATGGCGATGAAAGTCGAGGCGGCGCTCGGATCCGACGGCAGGATCGTCGACTGGTCTTGCGACGTCTGGAGCAACAGCCACGCGATGCGGCCGGGGCAGGCCGGCGGGGTCAATCTTCTCGCGGCCTGGGATCTGAAGACGCCCTTCGTCAAAACTCCCGCGCCGCACATCCCCCAGCCGTTCGGCGATGGCGACCGCAACGCGGTGCCCTCGTATGAGCTACCGCGGAAGGAGATCCGGAATCATCTGCTGCTCGATGCGCCCGTGCGCAACGGCTCGTTCCGGACGCTGGGCTCGCACGGCAACATCTTCGCCATCGAGTCCTTCATGGACGAGCTCGCGCAGGTCGCGGGCAGCGATCCGCTGGCGTTCAGACTTGCCCATCTCCGGGATCCCCGCGCGCGGGCCGTGCTGCAAGCTGCCGCCGACAAAGCGGGATGGACTCCGGGAATGAAAGGCGACGGCCAGCGCGGCCGCGGCTTGGCGTTCTGTCGTTACAAGAGCATCGGGATGTACGCGGCCGCCGTGGTCGACGTCGAGGTCGACCGCAACAGCGGCCTTATCAAGGTACCCCGCGTGGTGATGGTGGCCGATCTCGGTCTCGTCGTCAATCCAGACGGCGCGACGAACCAGCTCGAGGGCGGCATCGTTCAGGCGGTCAGTCTCACGCTGAAGGAGCAGGTCACCTTCGACCGGCGCGAGATCACCAGCCGAGACTGGTCAGGGTATCCCGTCCTTGCGTTCCCCGAGGTCCCCAGTGTCGAGATCGTGCTGATGCAGCGGAACGATCCGTCGCTCGGCGCAGGCGAGGGCTCGCTGCCGCCAACCTCGGCCGCGCTCGCCAACGCGTTCGCTCAGGCCACCGGACGACGACTGCGCGAACTGCCCATGACGCCTGAGCGCGTGAAGGCGTCGCTGTCTTGATGGATCCGGATTCGAAGAGACGGTTCAATCGGCTGACCAGACACGCGTGAGGAAGCATATGAAGCCCTTCCGTAAGGTGTTTCGGCTGGGCTACGTCGCACTTGCAACGGCGGACATCGAACGAAGCGGCAGTCGTTTTTCAGCGAACAGGGACAAGGAAGACAGCAATGAAGAATCGCCAGGTATGGCTACGCTCCCGTCCGAACGGCATTCCTCAGGCGGCAGACTTTGATCTCCGTGAAGTCGAGCTGCCGACCTTGGCGGATGGAGAATTCCTCGTCCGCCACGCCTATCTCTCGGCAGATCCGGCGATGCGCGGATGGATCGCGGACAAGAGCACCTATTGGCCACGAATAGAGGTCGGCGACACCATGCGGGCATTTGCCGCCGGCGAGGTCGTCGAATCGCGCAATCCTGTCTATGCGGTCGGCGACAAGGTCATGGGCATCTTCGGTTGGCAGGATTACGCCGCGGTCAGACAGTCCCAGGTGATGCGCAAGGTCCAGGAAGCCGATTTGCCGCTGTCGCTCTCCCTGGGAATTCTGGGGCTGAACGGGTTAACCGCGTATTTCGGCCTGTTGGATGTTTGCCGGCCGAGGCCGGGAGAGACCGTTGCGGTTTCGACGGCGGCCGGGGGTGTCGGCTCGGCCGTCGGGCAAATCGCGAAGATTAAGGGATGTCGTACGATCGGGTTTGCCGGCGGACGCGACAAGGTTCGACAGTGTGTCGAGGACTTCGGCTATGATCACGCCATCGACTACAAGGCGACGAAGGATGTCGACGAGGCTCTGGCAGAGCGTTGCCCGGAGGGGATCGATGCGTTCTTCGACAACACATCGGGCGCGATCCACGACGCCGTCCTGCGCCGCATCAATCTGGGGGCGCGGATTGCGATCTGCGGGACAGCGTCCTACGCAAGTTGGGATCCATGGAATGAAGGGCCGCGCCCGGAACGGCATCTGCTGGTAAAGCGCGCGATCATGCAAGGATTTCTGACGACCGATTTCGCGGCAAGGTACGAGGAGGGAGTGGCCGCGCTCGCCGGTTGGATACGAGACGGACGTCTCAGGTATCGCGAGGACGTGCTGGAGGGCATCGAGGCGGCTCCCGCATCAATCGCGATGCTTTATGCCGGCGAAAATCGAGGAAAGCTTATCATCAGACTGTAGACAGGCTGCTCAAAACACAGCTCTCTTATGCGCTTCCGTACGATAGGCAAAGAACAGCCCTCTTGCGCTCCTCTACGGCAGCGGTCATGAAGTGCGATATCGTCTCGACGATCCTGAGAGCCGGCGTTTCCCTTTCTTCGATGAAATGCGCTCCGAAGGAGTGACCGACTACATTGCCGTTCCGCTGCTCTTTACGGACGGCACCATCCATGCGTCGAGCTGGACGACGAGGAATAAGGGCGGTTTTACCGACGATCATCTCGCCGCGCTGCGGTCAGTCATACCGCCCCTTTCGCGACGACGTCGTGATCGCCAACAAATTCATCGTCATATCGATTCGGCGACCGCCGGGCAGAGCGGCCTGGACAGCCGGTCCGAGCACATCAAGGCGCTCGCCGACGCTTCGCTGAAGTGGCTTGGGACCGATGTGGGACAACCTCACAATCGAGGCAACCGGCGAAGCGGTTGCCGCAACGTATGCGTGATTTCGTGGACAGGTCAAAAAGTTCGAATGATCGCCGTATGTATGCGGACCAGCTCGGCAGGGACGATATCCCTTTGCACAGCTTAATCCGTCCCTCTTCGTAACTATGTCCAGCGGCATGCTGTGCTAATTCGTCCGCTAGCTGTCACCATTCGGTCCGGCAATAGCAGAGCCGTCCCATCAATCAGCCATAATACACCGAGATCGTTATCGCTGCTTGGAATGCTCAGCGACAGGGCGAATATTGCGATCGCGCACCCGGTTAGCCTCGACTTGCACGCCGGCAGAATTGGAATGGGTGCGAAGAACGCGGTAACCTACGGAATTTGACCGTTCTCTCCGCGAGCGATATCCTGTTTCGGCCGGGACCTTTGCATCTTTGTTTGAGAGGCTCATGGAATGGTCGACCAAGCCGCGGCATCCGGATTTGCCCTTCGGAAGTTGGGCGGACGACCTCGCGGCTGCCTTCGTGCGACTTGAGCCACGCCGGCTTGCCGACCACCCTTTTGAAGGCGCAATTTCGAGGGCTGATGCCGCTCCGATCCAGATATCGCTGGTCACGGCTACCCGGCATACCGTACTTCGCCTCGCATCGCACATTGCATCGAGCACGGATGATCTTTGCTTTGTCAACCTCCAGCTCGAAGGCGTGGGGCGTACCACGCAGCGCGGTCACGAACAGATCAGCACACCCGGCGATCTGGCGCTTGCGGATACGACGGAGCCATTCGAGATAGCAAACTGCCACAATTTCAGGTTGTTCTGCTTTGCCGTGCCGCGGGGGCTGTTGCCGAAACGGATGCTCGATCGCCCGCGGCTCAACCTGTCCGCGACGGAAGGCGGGCGTGCTCTTTCCAGAACGCTTGCCGGCTATGCCGAGCTCTGCCTGAGCGATTTCCAACGTGCAAAGACCTCGGCGATGGTCGGCGCGCACCTGATCGACCTGATTTCGCAGGCGCCGGAAATCCTCACCGATGTGGCTGCGGAGCGCGTGCATATCCCGGTTCTGCTGTCGATGATGCTTGACCATATTGATCGGCATAGCGATGACCCCGCGCTCGGGGCGGCGACGCTGGCCGCGAGATTTCGCTGTTCCGAGCGTTATGTTCACCGCCTGTTTGCGACGACAGGCCGCTCAGTAGGCGAACACGTCAACGAGAAGCGGATTGTCGCGTGTACGCGCCGGCTTCTCGATAGCGCCGCTCGTCACAAGACCATTGCCGAGATTGCCTTTGCCGCGGGTTTCCGCGACATCTCGCATTTCAACCGCCAGTTCAAGCGCTGCAATGGTTTGACCCCGCGGGAATTTCGCCGCGTGACGGCCGCGCCCTAAGCCATCCGGTTCGCTCCACGCCAAGAAATCGGGCACCACCATCCAAGATTTTCTCTCGTGGCCGGGATAGCCGTTGGAATGAACGGCTGACACTCAGGTCAGGGGATACCGCGATGGCGATCGATTTCACACTCACGGCGCAACAGCGCGATCTCCAGCACGTCTCCCGCAAGTTCGCGAAGGAGGTGCTCGCCGAGGCCGGACGGGCCGAGTTGTTGGCAACTCCGGAAGAGCGCTTCGTTGCAACCAGGCCGACTTATGAGGCGATGGTCGCGGCCGGCTATCTGCGCAAATGCATTCCGGCGCCAGCGGGCGGCGACAACGCCGGGCTGATGGATATGGCGATCCTGGCCGAAGAATTCTACAGCGTAAACCCTAGCGTGACGCTCACGATGCTTGGCACCGTGCTTGGGCTGTTGCCGATTCTGCTCGGCGGCACGCCGGACCAATGTCAACGACTCATCCGGCCGTTTCTGAAGACAAATGGTGCGCCGCTTGCCGGGTTCTGTTCCAGCGAACCGGGGGGTAGCGCCAATGCTGCGTCTCCTCCACCCGGCGAGGGCGTCCGCACGACGGCCAGGCGGGAAGGGGAGAACTGGGTGATCAACGGCCGCAAGAAGTGGGTCTCTTCGGCCACGGGTTGGAACCGTGAAGGCGCCGATGTCCTGTGCGTCGTGTGCCGGACTGATCCAAAGGCGCCACCCGAGACCGCAATCTCAGTCATTGCCGTTGAGAGGCCGGTCAAGGGCATTGCGTTCGAACGTGCGATCAACACCATCGGTCATCGCGCGCATCTCGTCCCACAGTTCGGCCTCCAGAATGTCACGACACCTCACCACAATTTACTTGGACAGGAGGGCGCGGGGCTCGCACTGACCGCCGCGGCGTTCACGGGAACCGCGGCGCTCGTCGGCATCTTCGGCGTCGCCTTGATGCGGGCCGCGTTCGAATTCGCGCTGCATTTTGCGCGCACGGAAAAGCGTGGCGGTGTTCACGCGATCATCGAGCATCAGGCGGTGGGCTATGCCTTAGCCGATGCAAAGACCACAATCGAGGCCGCGCGCTATCTCTGCTGGCGCGCTTGCCATGCGCTCGACACCCAGTCACCTGTGGCCGAGGAGCTCGCGGTCGAAGCGAAGATTTTCGGCTCCGAGGCCGCAGTGCGCGTGATTACCGATCTCATGCGCGTGGTCGGCGTCGACAGCTACGATCACGAAGCGCCTTTCGCGCGTCTGCTCCAGGATGCACTCGCGCTGCCGATCTTCGACGGCGGCAATATGGGCGTTCGGCGGCGGCAGTTGCACACGATGCTGAAGCGAAGCGACTACGATCCGCTCGCCGCGAGCGGAGCGAGCTAGTGCGTCAGGTTGATGATGTTCCGGTGAGAGGGTAGATCGGTGGCCATCGACTTTCGCTTGACCGAGAGCCAACGCGAACTACAGTTTCGCTCGCGAAACTTCGCAAAGGACGTGCTGTCCTCTGCGATCGAGGCGGAGGCCCTGCACACGGCGGAGGAACGGTTCGCGGCAACGAAACCCGCCTACGAAGCGATGATCGCAGCCGGATTTCTGCGCAAATGCATTCCCAGGTCCGATGGTGGAGAGAACACGGGTCTGACCGATACCGCGATCATGGTCGAGGAACTGTATGCCGTGAACGCCAGCCTTACTCTGACGTTGATAGGAACCCTGCTTGGGCTGTTGCCGCTCTTGATTGGCGGCACGAGGGAGCAGCGCGACCGGCTGCTGCCTCGCTTTTTGGCGCCGGCAGGAGCGCCATTGGCGGGGTTCTGCGCCAGCGAACCCGGCGGCAGCGCCAATCCGGCGTCGCCGCCGCCGGGCGAGGGAGTGCGCACCTCGGCAAGGCTCTCGGGTGACAGATGGATCATCCACGGACGAAAGAGCTGGGTCTCGTCGGCCACGGGTTGGGATCGCAAGGGCGCGGACGTTCTCTCAGTTCTCTGCCGCACCGACCCCGACGCGACTCCCGAACAAGGCATTTCGGTCATCCTCGTGGAGCGTCCCGCATCAGGCCTGGTCTTTGGGCGCGCGATCGAATCGGTGGGGCATCGCGCACATCTCCTGCCGCAATTCGAATTCCAGGACGTCAGCGTCCCACGCGATAACGTCCTCGGCGGCGTCGGCGGCGGGCTCGCCCTGACGGGCGCCTGCTTCACCGGTGCAGCCGCGTTGGTCGGAGTTTTCGCGATCGCATTGATGCGTGCGGCGTTCGAATTCACGCTGGGCTTCGCGCGCTCCGAGAGACGAGGTGGTATTCATCCTATCATTGAGCACCAGGCGGTCGGATACGCCTTGGCGGACGCAAAGATGGCCATCGAGGCAACCCGCTGTCTGTGCTGGCGGGCGTGCCAGGCGGTCGACATGCAATCGCCGAGTGCGCAGGAACTCGCCGTCGAAGCAAAGGTCTATGGTTCTGAAACCGCCGTGCGGGTGCTGATGGACCTCATGCGCGTCGTCGGCATCGAGAGTTACGATCGTGCTCTCCCGTTGGGACGCCTGCTGGAGGATGCGCTTGCGTTGCCTCTCTTTGGCGGAGGCAATGTCGGCGTCCGACGCCGACAACTTCACGCGCTCTTGAAACGGCCGGAATACGATCCGCTCACGACCGATGTCGAACGATGAGACTAACGCGAGGCTTCCTTGATCGAAGGGGATAAATCATGAGCACAGAGCAGAAAGTAGCCGTCGTGACGGGGGCATCTCAGGGGATCGGCGCCGGTATCCTCGAGGCCTTCAAGGATCGCAACTACAGCGTTGTTGCGGCGTCGCGGTCAATCAAGGCCTCCGACGATCCGAACATCCTGACGGTGCCGGGCGACGTCGGCGCGCTCGACACGGCGGAAAAGGTGTTTAGGGCAGCGTACGAACGTTTCGGCCGTGTCGACACGCTGGTCAACAACGCCGGCATATTCATGGCAAAGCCATTTACCGCCTATTCGCAGGACGACTATGCGACCTACATTTCAACAAACGTCACCGGCTTCTTTCACATGACCCAGCGTGCGCTGGATCTGATGAGCAAGCAAGGACATGGCCACGTCGTCACCATCACGACGAGCCTCGTCGATCAGCCGATGAGTGGGGTTCCGGCCGCTCTGGCGTCCCTCACGAAAGGAGCCCTGAACGCGGCAACCAAGTCACTCGCGATCGAGTATGCCAAGACAGGCATTCGCGTGAATGCCGTATCACCGGGAATAATCAAGACTCCGATGCATCCGCTTCAAGCGCATCAAGCCCTCGCGGCCCTTCATCCGATGGGGCGGATGGGTGATGTGTCCGACGTCGTGGACGCGGTACTTTACCTCGAGGGCGCAACGTTCGTGACCGGCGAGATCCTTCACGTCGACGGCGGGCAGGCCGCCGGCCACCACATGATCTAGCCGCCCGACATCAAGCCAGCCAGAACGGGGCATGGAAGCGAGAAAATGGCATCCGTGAATGGGATCAGTTTCGCTGGGCCGTCAGTGGCCTGAGCGATGGGCAGTTCCTAGATGGCCGCACCAACTGGATGTCAAATTGCGGGAGAATTACGCCACTCTCTACCGTTACACCGTGGCCTTTCCCGAGTTTCACTGGCTCATGCGCCGAGACTCGCTGACCAACAGCCTGCGGCCGAAGTGGCTCGTGGAAGCCGTGTTGCTGACGCCGCTTCTGGGAAGGCTGACCCCTCAGATCGTTGCGGCACAGGGCCTATTCCCCGCAGTCGATCCCATCCTTTTCCATTACAAGACGGTCAGTCCGACTGCGACGCTGTCGGGATTCGGGCCTGAAATGCGGGTCACGAGCGGACGATCCGCCGAAGACATGGACCCGTACTGATGGACGAGACGGTTTTTGGTAGACCGCACGTGCGCGAAGCCTGTGCGAAGCGATGGGCGCGCGCACCGAGTTTGGCGCTGAGCTTGGGCTAAGAGAGGCCGAACTGCCCGCGCGCGTTGTCGCGGCCGATCTTCCTTCGATCGAATTCGTTGATCTCGAACGGTCGTTATTCTGCGCGAAAGCCGGGCGGAGTACGAGGTTATGCTGGCGATTTCGCGCTCTGCGTAAAGTGCTCTCCTCCCGGCGCTCGGCAAGAAGAGCTGTTCAGCTACAGCAGCAGGTCTGAGTTGGACGATAATCGTCGAGCCTGCACATGCAGGATGACGTGATCGGCGTGTCGGCCTTTGCGAGCGCGGCTGCCAGT is part of the Bradyrhizobium commune genome and harbors:
- a CDS encoding acyl-CoA dehydrogenase family protein, with product MAIDFRLTESQRELQFRSRNFAKDVLSSAIEAEALHTAEERFAATKPAYEAMIAAGFLRKCIPRSDGGENTGLTDTAIMVEELYAVNASLTLTLIGTLLGLLPLLIGGTREQRDRLLPRFLAPAGAPLAGFCASEPGGSANPASPPPGEGVRTSARLSGDRWIIHGRKSWVSSATGWDRKGADVLSVLCRTDPDATPEQGISVILVERPASGLVFGRAIESVGHRAHLLPQFEFQDVSVPRDNVLGGVGGGLALTGACFTGAAALVGVFAIALMRAAFEFTLGFARSERRGGIHPIIEHQAVGYALADAKMAIEATRCLCWRACQAVDMQSPSAQELAVEAKVYGSETAVRVLMDLMRVVGIESYDRALPLGRLLEDALALPLFGGGNVGVRRRQLHALLKRPEYDPLTTDVER
- a CDS encoding SDR family NAD(P)-dependent oxidoreductase, coding for MSTEQKVAVVTGASQGIGAGILEAFKDRNYSVVAASRSIKASDDPNILTVPGDVGALDTAEKVFRAAYERFGRVDTLVNNAGIFMAKPFTAYSQDDYATYISTNVTGFFHMTQRALDLMSKQGHGHVVTITTSLVDQPMSGVPAALASLTKGALNAATKSLAIEYAKTGIRVNAVSPGIIKTPMHPLQAHQALAALHPMGRMGDVSDVVDAVLYLEGATFVTGEILHVDGGQAAGHHMI